In one window of Corynebacterium incognita DNA:
- a CDS encoding ABC transporter ATP-binding protein yields the protein MATVQFDAVSRIYTKGEKPAVDKLTLDIADGEFLVLVGPSGCGKSTSLRMLAGLEPTDDGAIRIGGKDVTGVNPSDRDVAMVFQNYALYPNMTVAENMGFALRNRGEKKDVIAAKVQEAAEILQLEDLLDRKPANLSGGQRQRVAMGRAIVRNPAVFCMDEPLSNLDAKLRVSTRAQISNLQRRLGTTTVYVTHDQTEAMTMGDRVAVLNGGVLQQVATPREIYSRPANLFVAGFIGSPAMNIYTVPVRDGAVVFGNVTVPVAGVDLAGAEKVTVGVRPEDLHRATDGKGLDVVVSHVEELGYESFAYCEPVGNADMTSSTHLTGLTGIRLTDRGGVDVEQQLTVAPDPAKLHLFDADTGDRLV from the coding sequence ATGGCAACTGTTCAATTCGACGCGGTATCTCGCATCTACACCAAGGGCGAAAAGCCGGCCGTCGATAAGCTCACCCTGGACATCGCGGACGGTGAGTTCCTGGTCCTCGTCGGCCCGTCCGGCTGCGGCAAATCCACCAGCTTGCGCATGCTGGCGGGGCTGGAGCCCACCGACGACGGCGCGATCCGCATCGGCGGCAAGGACGTCACCGGAGTGAACCCTTCGGATCGCGACGTTGCCATGGTCTTCCAGAACTACGCCCTGTACCCGAATATGACGGTGGCGGAGAACATGGGCTTCGCGCTGCGCAACCGCGGCGAGAAGAAGGATGTCATTGCGGCCAAGGTCCAGGAGGCGGCTGAGATTCTGCAGCTGGAAGATCTCCTGGACCGGAAACCCGCAAACCTCTCCGGCGGCCAGCGCCAGCGCGTGGCCATGGGGCGCGCGATCGTGCGTAACCCGGCCGTGTTCTGTATGGACGAGCCCTTGTCCAACCTGGACGCCAAGCTCCGCGTGTCCACGCGTGCGCAGATTTCCAACCTGCAGCGCCGTCTGGGAACCACCACGGTCTACGTCACCCACGACCAGACCGAGGCGATGACCATGGGTGACCGGGTCGCCGTCCTCAATGGTGGCGTGCTGCAGCAGGTTGCTACTCCGCGCGAGATCTACTCGCGCCCGGCCAACCTGTTCGTCGCGGGCTTTATTGGTTCTCCGGCCATGAATATCTACACCGTGCCGGTCCGTGACGGCGCCGTCGTCTTCGGCAACGTCACCGTTCCTGTCGCGGGCGTCGACCTGGCGGGGGCGGAGAAGGTCACCGTGGGCGTGCGGCCTGAGGATCTGCACCGCGCCACGGATGGCAAGGGCCTCGACGTCGTGGTGAGCCACGTGGAGGAACTCGGCTACGAGTCTTTCGCTTACTGCGAGCCGGTGGGCAACGCTGATATGACATCGAGCACCCACCTCACCGGTCTCACCGGAATCCGCCTCACGGATCGCGGTGGTGTGGACGTCGAGCAGCAGCTCACCGTGGCGCCAGACCCAGCGAAGCTGCATCTTTTCGACGCTGACACCGGAGATCGCTTGGTCTAA
- a CDS encoding ABC transporter substrate-binding protein: MKRRAFLAMLGLSVATTTLSACAGTGTTAKKSEGEGGKVTELNWWSNHPGSSKDVEKELISRFEKENPEIKINLIDAGKDYGEVAQKFNAALTGSDLPDVVVIADVTWYNFAINGQLANVDELAKEAGVDLSSYIKPLYEDYAYDGGHYGMPFARSTPLFYYNKDAWKKAGLPDRGPKDWEEMEDWAEKLKKSDSTMKPFAWANGEGYLSWYFQSVTWSMGGAFSDGWDFKFTDDKTVKAVEWLKEFTAKEKGLSYMTKDLAMDFSSGSVASIVESTGSLGGVTENAKFEVGTAFLPNPTGEGACPTGGAGLGIPAGIPKERQLAAVKFIDFITNTKNTGYWSRNVGYMPVRSDATEDAEQKKFMEENPNFATAIEQLPDTRPQDNARIFLPNGDQEIGGALETIVTSRADVKKTLEDLQKKLEGVYNNQVKPVVKG, encoded by the coding sequence ATGAAGCGTCGCGCTTTCCTGGCCATGCTTGGCCTGTCCGTTGCTACCACCACCCTGTCCGCTTGCGCCGGTACCGGCACCACCGCGAAGAAATCCGAAGGGGAGGGCGGCAAGGTCACCGAGCTTAACTGGTGGTCCAACCACCCAGGCTCGTCCAAAGACGTGGAGAAGGAACTCATCTCCCGCTTTGAGAAGGAGAACCCGGAGATCAAGATCAACCTCATCGATGCCGGTAAGGACTACGGCGAGGTTGCCCAGAAGTTCAACGCCGCGTTGACTGGATCCGATCTTCCCGACGTCGTGGTTATCGCCGACGTGACGTGGTACAACTTCGCCATCAACGGCCAGCTGGCCAACGTGGACGAGCTGGCCAAGGAGGCCGGCGTGGACCTGTCCAGCTACATCAAGCCGCTGTACGAGGACTACGCCTACGACGGCGGCCACTACGGCATGCCGTTCGCGCGTTCCACCCCGCTGTTCTACTACAACAAGGATGCCTGGAAGAAGGCTGGCCTGCCGGACCGTGGCCCGAAGGACTGGGAGGAGATGGAGGACTGGGCAGAGAAGCTTAAGAAGTCCGACTCCACGATGAAGCCTTTTGCGTGGGCTAATGGCGAGGGCTACCTGTCCTGGTACTTCCAGTCCGTCACCTGGTCCATGGGCGGCGCGTTCTCCGACGGCTGGGACTTCAAGTTCACCGATGACAAGACCGTTAAGGCCGTCGAATGGCTCAAGGAATTCACCGCGAAGGAGAAGGGCCTGTCCTACATGACCAAGGACCTGGCCATGGACTTCTCCTCCGGTTCCGTAGCGTCCATCGTGGAGTCCACCGGTTCGCTGGGTGGCGTGACCGAGAACGCCAAGTTCGAGGTGGGCACCGCGTTCCTGCCGAACCCGACGGGTGAGGGCGCCTGCCCGACCGGCGGCGCAGGCCTGGGCATCCCGGCGGGTATCCCGAAGGAACGCCAGCTGGCGGCAGTGAAGTTCATCGACTTCATCACCAACACCAAGAACACCGGCTACTGGTCCCGCAACGTTGGTTACATGCCGGTGCGTTCGGATGCTACCGAGGACGCGGAGCAGAAGAAGTTCATGGAGGAGAACCCGAACTTCGCCACCGCTATCGAGCAGCTGCCGGATACCCGTCCGCAGGACAACGCCCGCATCTTCCTGCCTAACGGCGACCAGGAGATCGGCGGCGCCTTGGAGACCATCGTGACCTCCCGCGCGGACGTGAAGAAGACCCTCGAGGATCTGCAGAAGAAGCTCGAGGGCGTGTACAACAACCAGGTTAAGCCGGTCGTTAAGGGCTAG
- a CDS encoding carbohydrate ABC transporter permease: protein MNRYEKPASKAVRLGLGYVGIFLVLLFIGLPLFWILMTSFKAKGDIYTVPVHWLPPTWETANYEDATSRVPFWKYLRNSIIITSILSAVEIVLGVISAYALAILRFPGKNLVFLLIISALMVPSEITVISNYALVNSLGWRNTFVGIIVPLAGVAFGTFLMRNHFLSLPYELIEAARMDGAGPVRLLTKVLLPISLPTLAAFSVITVVNEWNSYLWPFLISDTDKVAPLQVGLTMLQNNDGVTNWGPVMAATILTILPMLIIFLALQKWMIQGLTSGAVKG, encoded by the coding sequence ATGAACCGATACGAAAAACCTGCCTCGAAGGCTGTGCGCCTGGGACTCGGCTACGTTGGCATTTTCCTTGTTTTGCTGTTCATTGGGCTCCCGTTGTTTTGGATCCTGATGACGTCGTTTAAGGCCAAGGGCGATATCTATACCGTTCCTGTCCACTGGCTCCCGCCCACGTGGGAGACCGCCAACTACGAGGATGCGACGTCGCGTGTCCCGTTCTGGAAGTATCTCCGAAACTCCATCATCATCACCTCCATCCTGTCCGCAGTGGAGATCGTGTTGGGGGTTATCTCGGCCTACGCGTTGGCCATCTTGCGCTTCCCGGGCAAAAACCTCGTGTTTTTGCTCATCATCTCTGCGCTCATGGTGCCCAGCGAGATCACCGTGATTTCCAACTACGCCCTGGTTAATTCCCTGGGGTGGCGCAACACGTTCGTGGGTATCATCGTGCCTTTGGCGGGCGTTGCGTTTGGCACATTCCTCATGCGCAACCACTTCCTTTCGCTCCCGTACGAGCTCATCGAAGCCGCCCGGATGGACGGCGCGGGGCCGGTCCGGTTGCTCACCAAGGTACTGCTTCCGATTTCGCTTCCCACCTTGGCGGCGTTCTCGGTCATCACCGTGGTCAACGAGTGGAACTCCTACCTGTGGCCGTTCCTCATCTCGGACACCGACAAGGTGGCTCCGCTGCAGGTGGGTCTCACCATGCTGCAGAACAACGACGGCGTCACCAACTGGGGACCCGTCATGGCGGCCACCATCCTCACCATCCTGCCCATGCTCATCATCTTCCTGGCTCTCCAGAAATGGATGATTCAGGGACTCACGTCGGGTGCCGTCAAGGGCTAA
- a CDS encoding carbohydrate ABC transporter permease: MVVQEQVSATAESPGRLRKRAQAKRRQEWLLAAALLAPNLILLGVFTYRPLLDNIRLSFFRWNISSPTSTFVGLDNYIEWFTRDDTKTIIFNTVVFSFFAVVGSMVLGLALALLLNQKLVGKNFARSVVFAPFAISGAAIGVAFQFIFDPRFGLVPEMLSWFGNSSPDFYNVPGWALFMVTFTFVWKNLGYTFVIYLGALQGLSKDLDEAAAIDGAGWWTRFSKVVMPQLRPTTFFLSITVTLNSVQVFDIINVMTAGGPQGNGTTTLVFQIYQETFVNYRAGYGATAATILFLFLLIVTIVQVRVMDKQR; encoded by the coding sequence GTGGTTGTTCAAGAGCAAGTAAGTGCAACGGCGGAAAGTCCCGGCCGTCTGCGGAAAAGGGCCCAGGCGAAGCGTCGCCAAGAGTGGCTGCTGGCAGCGGCCCTGCTGGCGCCTAACCTCATCCTGCTGGGAGTGTTTACCTACCGGCCACTTCTGGATAACATCCGGTTGTCGTTTTTCCGGTGGAACATCTCGAGCCCGACGTCAACTTTCGTGGGCTTGGACAACTACATCGAGTGGTTTACCCGTGACGATACGAAGACCATCATCTTCAACACCGTGGTATTCAGCTTCTTTGCCGTGGTGGGCTCGATGGTTTTAGGCCTGGCCTTGGCGCTGTTGCTGAACCAGAAGCTGGTGGGCAAGAACTTCGCGCGCTCGGTAGTCTTTGCGCCGTTCGCTATTTCCGGCGCGGCAATTGGTGTGGCCTTCCAGTTCATTTTCGATCCCCGCTTCGGCCTCGTTCCGGAGATGCTGAGCTGGTTCGGCAACTCCTCCCCGGACTTCTACAACGTGCCGGGCTGGGCGCTGTTCATGGTGACGTTTACCTTCGTCTGGAAGAACCTGGGTTATACCTTCGTCATCTACTTGGGCGCACTGCAAGGCCTGTCCAAGGATCTCGACGAAGCCGCGGCCATCGATGGGGCCGGGTGGTGGACCCGCTTTAGCAAAGTGGTCATGCCGCAGCTGCGGCCGACCACCTTCTTCCTCTCCATTACCGTCACGCTCAACTCGGTGCAGGTCTTCGACATCATCAACGTCATGACTGCTGGCGGCCCGCAGGGCAACGGCACGACCACGCTGGTCTTCCAGATTTACCAGGAAACCTTCGTGAATTACCGGGCCGGCTACGGCGCCACCGCCGCCACCATCTTGTTCCTCTTCCTGCTCATCGTCACGATTGTGCAGGTCCGCGTCATGGATAAGCAGAGGTAG
- a CDS encoding ATP-dependent Clp protease proteolytic subunit encodes MAAQMPQSRYVLPSFIEQSAQGTKETNPYSKLFEERIIFLGTQVDDTSANDVMAQLLVLEAQDPDRDITMYINSPGGSFTALMAIYDTMRYVRPDVQTVCLGQAASAAAVLLAAGAPGKRAALPNARVLIHQPATQGTQGQVSDLEIQAAEIERMRTLMENTLAEHTGRSAEQIRIDTDRDKILTAEQAKEYGIIDQVFDYRKLNG; translated from the coding sequence ATGGCCGCACAGATGCCGCAGTCCCGCTACGTGTTGCCGTCCTTTATTGAGCAGTCCGCACAGGGCACCAAGGAAACCAACCCTTATTCCAAGCTCTTCGAGGAGCGCATCATCTTCCTGGGCACCCAGGTGGATGACACCTCCGCGAATGACGTGATGGCGCAGTTGCTGGTCCTCGAGGCGCAGGATCCGGACCGCGACATCACGATGTACATCAACTCCCCGGGCGGTTCCTTCACCGCGCTGATGGCTATCTATGACACGATGCGCTACGTCCGCCCGGACGTGCAGACCGTATGCCTGGGCCAGGCGGCCTCCGCCGCGGCGGTGCTGCTGGCTGCCGGTGCTCCGGGCAAGCGTGCGGCGTTGCCGAACGCCCGCGTGCTCATCCACCAGCCGGCCACCCAGGGCACCCAGGGCCAGGTTTCTGATTTGGAGATCCAGGCCGCTGAGATTGAGCGCATGCGTACCTTGATGGAGAACACGCTCGCCGAGCACACCGGTCGTTCCGCCGAGCAGATCCGCATCGACACCGACCGCGACAAGATTCTCACTGCCGAACAGGCGAAAGAGTACGGCATCATCGACCAGGTCTTTGATTACCGTAAGCTCAACGGCTAA
- a CDS encoding ATP-dependent Clp protease proteolytic subunit, translated as MSNKIEMSQATAGMNLGDSVYERLLRERIIFLGTQVDDEIANKLCAQILLLSAEDPTRDISLYINSPGGSVTAGMAIYDTMKYSPCDIATYGMGLAASMGQFLLSGGTKGKRYALPHARIMMHQPSAGVGGTAADIAIQAEQFAQTKREMAQLIAEHTGQTFEQITKDSDRDRWFTAEQAKEYGLVDHVITLAEGPLSN; from the coding sequence ATGAGTAACAAGATTGAGATGTCGCAGGCAACCGCCGGCATGAACTTGGGCGACTCGGTGTACGAGCGCCTGCTGCGCGAGCGCATTATTTTCCTGGGCACCCAGGTGGACGATGAGATCGCGAACAAGCTGTGCGCGCAGATCCTCCTCCTGTCCGCTGAGGATCCCACCCGCGACATCTCGCTGTACATTAACTCGCCGGGTGGCTCCGTCACCGCGGGTATGGCTATCTACGACACCATGAAGTACTCGCCGTGCGACATCGCTACCTACGGCATGGGCCTGGCGGCGTCGATGGGCCAGTTCCTGCTCTCCGGCGGCACCAAGGGCAAGCGCTACGCCCTGCCGCACGCGCGCATCATGATGCACCAGCCTTCCGCTGGCGTGGGCGGTACCGCCGCGGACATCGCTATCCAGGCTGAGCAGTTCGCGCAGACTAAGCGCGAGATGGCGCAGCTCATCGCCGAGCACACCGGCCAGACCTTCGAGCAGATTACCAAGGACTCCGACCGTGACCGCTGGTTCACCGCGGAGCAGGCCAAGGAATACGGCCTAGTTGACCACGTCATTACCCTGGCTGAAGGCCCGCTGAGCAACTAA
- the tig gene encoding trigger factor, producing MKTTVDKLSETRVKLTVNVPFSELEKEIEQAYAAVAQQVSIPGFRKGKAPRQLIDARFGRGPILEQVVNDMLPTRYEQALEENEINPLGQPNIDITKIEDNDVVEFTAELDVRPEIKVPDFSAMSVTVPAVKTDDEAVEKELENLAERFGELKDTKRKMKTGDFAIIDIDVEVDGEKLDEASSEGLTYQIGDDDLIKGLDTALRGMKTDEDAEFTTTIQSGQHKDKEATVKVHVKQSKERKLPDMDDEFAQMASEYDTMDELREATKSQVAENGKAEQAGAIRDEVLKAALAETEFELPTSVVEEQVHNQLHQVLGQLAHDEKALAQLLEAQGTSREEFDKQSREQAEESVRTQLFLDAVAEQESPEVSQQELTDHILFTAQSYGMDPNEFIQQLQSSGQIANLFSDVRRGKALAAAICRVSVTDDEGNKVDPTEFFGEVEEDSASEESAE from the coding sequence GTGAAGACCACCGTGGACAAGCTGAGCGAGACCCGCGTCAAGCTCACCGTCAACGTTCCTTTTTCTGAGCTGGAGAAGGAAATCGAGCAGGCTTATGCTGCTGTAGCTCAGCAGGTCTCCATCCCCGGTTTCCGCAAGGGCAAGGCGCCCCGCCAGCTAATCGACGCCCGCTTCGGCCGCGGCCCCATCCTCGAGCAGGTTGTCAACGACATGCTGCCGACCCGCTATGAGCAGGCTCTCGAGGAAAACGAGATCAACCCGCTCGGCCAGCCGAACATCGACATCACCAAGATCGAGGACAACGACGTCGTCGAGTTCACCGCCGAGCTGGACGTGCGCCCTGAGATCAAGGTGCCGGACTTCTCCGCCATGTCCGTGACCGTCCCGGCCGTCAAGACCGACGACGAGGCAGTGGAGAAGGAGCTGGAGAACCTCGCCGAGCGCTTCGGTGAGCTCAAGGACACCAAGCGCAAGATGAAGACCGGCGACTTCGCCATCATCGACATCGACGTCGAGGTCGACGGCGAGAAGCTGGACGAGGCTTCGTCCGAGGGCCTGACCTACCAGATCGGTGACGACGACCTCATCAAGGGCCTGGACACTGCACTGCGCGGCATGAAGACCGACGAGGACGCCGAGTTCACCACCACCATCCAGTCCGGCCAGCACAAGGACAAGGAAGCCACCGTCAAGGTGCACGTCAAGCAGTCCAAGGAGCGCAAGCTGCCGGACATGGACGACGAGTTCGCACAGATGGCGTCCGAGTACGACACCATGGATGAGCTGCGCGAGGCCACCAAGTCCCAGGTCGCGGAGAACGGCAAGGCTGAGCAGGCCGGCGCTATCCGTGACGAGGTCCTGAAGGCCGCCCTGGCGGAGACCGAGTTTGAGCTGCCGACCTCTGTTGTTGAGGAGCAGGTTCACAACCAGCTGCACCAGGTGCTGGGCCAGCTGGCTCACGACGAGAAGGCTCTGGCTCAGCTGCTCGAGGCGCAGGGTACGTCCCGCGAGGAGTTCGATAAGCAGTCCCGTGAGCAGGCAGAGGAGTCCGTGCGCACCCAGCTGTTCCTGGACGCCGTGGCGGAGCAGGAGTCCCCGGAGGTGTCCCAGCAGGAGCTGACCGATCACATCCTGTTCACCGCGCAGTCCTACGGCATGGACCCGAACGAGTTCATCCAGCAGCTGCAGTCCTCCGGCCAGATCGCGAACCTGTTCTCTGACGTTCGCCGTGGCAAGGCCTTGGCTGCTGCTATTTGCCGCGTGTCCGTCACCGACGACGAGGGCAACAAGGTCGATCCGACCGAGTTCTTCGGCGAGGTCGAAGAGGACTCCGCGTCTGAGGAGTCCGCAGAATAA
- a CDS encoding ABC transporter ATP-binding protein translates to MSESRDRRHADVLLPAGPKAIGRFLKDLPGFPSAGKVVLFVLVAAGTVTGMTLTSQVLGRVVDIIGGTDVPVLGGGDKALRLALILVAVGLAVELVGRVLITFMVNHGSRTTAVSLRKRALDSVIRTPVPTIMELGTGNVMTRLSKDIDTPVMTLAMMGDRLMITAFIVPITATTMAFIHPAYLVLFLAIGAVMYPWIKTMARDIPAVTNVVSSVEAQRNNILLDTIRALDTLRLFTLGGWARQRMTSYSWDTVQAWADKIPLFNRVLSQGSTAFGMLLLGGLAMSKFMVDAGWLTVGQAAAAMLLIMRLEVHVFNLLLFAGDLQHAVTALGRAVALAQLGDAPSGTADPSVTVSPAPDVVITDVTFAYPGGAAVLDGIDLTLAGGTTTALVGTSGAGKSTLAALVAGLQYPTSGSIVVGGVDTATVPNSWVTQHVALVTQDVHLFSGSLRDDLLLAAPGASDAVLLAALQEVGLAPGTDAWDRWLPDGLDTLVGAGNEDVGPEVAQQISLARMVLRQPPVLIMDEATSEAGSEHAVVLESAARAVTKGRTALVVAHRLDQAREADRIIVMEAGQIVEDGDHDSLIARGGRYARSYAQWASGQG, encoded by the coding sequence ATGAGTGAGTCACGGGATCGTCGTCACGCAGATGTGCTCCTGCCCGCCGGGCCCAAGGCGATCGGCCGCTTCCTCAAGGACCTGCCGGGCTTCCCGAGCGCGGGCAAAGTTGTGCTGTTTGTACTGGTGGCCGCCGGAACCGTTACCGGCATGACGCTGACCTCCCAGGTGTTGGGGCGCGTCGTGGACATCATCGGTGGCACGGACGTCCCCGTCCTCGGCGGCGGGGACAAGGCGCTGCGGCTGGCCCTCATCCTGGTCGCGGTGGGCCTGGCGGTGGAGCTCGTCGGGCGCGTGCTCATTACCTTTATGGTCAACCACGGCTCGCGGACCACGGCGGTGTCCCTGCGCAAACGCGCCCTCGATTCGGTGATCCGCACCCCGGTGCCCACCATCATGGAACTGGGCACCGGTAACGTGATGACCCGGTTGTCCAAGGACATCGACACCCCTGTCATGACCCTGGCGATGATGGGCGACCGGCTCATGATCACCGCCTTCATCGTGCCCATTACCGCCACGACCATGGCGTTCATCCACCCGGCGTACCTCGTGCTGTTCCTGGCCATCGGCGCGGTGATGTACCCCTGGATTAAAACTATGGCCCGCGACATTCCCGCGGTGACCAACGTGGTCTCCTCCGTGGAAGCACAGCGCAACAACATCCTGCTGGACACCATCCGCGCGCTGGACACGCTGCGCCTGTTCACACTCGGAGGCTGGGCGCGGCAGCGCATGACCAGCTATTCCTGGGACACCGTGCAGGCCTGGGCGGACAAGATCCCGCTGTTTAACCGGGTGCTGAGCCAGGGCTCCACGGCGTTCGGCATGCTCCTGCTCGGCGGCCTGGCGATGAGTAAATTCATGGTGGACGCAGGCTGGCTCACCGTCGGCCAGGCAGCGGCAGCCATGCTGCTCATCATGCGCCTGGAGGTCCATGTGTTCAACCTCCTGCTCTTCGCCGGCGACCTCCAGCACGCGGTCACCGCACTCGGCCGGGCGGTGGCCTTGGCCCAGCTTGGCGACGCCCCCTCCGGCACCGCCGATCCTTCCGTGACGGTGTCTCCGGCCCCGGACGTGGTCATCACGGACGTGACCTTTGCCTACCCGGGCGGGGCGGCGGTGCTCGACGGCATCGACCTGACGCTGGCAGGCGGCACGACCACCGCGCTGGTGGGCACCTCGGGCGCGGGCAAGTCCACGTTGGCGGCGCTGGTGGCGGGGCTGCAATACCCGACGTCGGGAAGCATTGTCGTGGGCGGGGTGGACACCGCGACGGTGCCCAACTCCTGGGTGACCCAGCACGTGGCGCTGGTGACGCAGGATGTGCACTTGTTCTCCGGCAGCCTGCGCGACGACCTGCTGCTGGCCGCGCCGGGCGCGAGCGATGCGGTGCTGCTCGCGGCGCTGCAGGAGGTCGGCCTGGCGCCGGGGACGGATGCGTGGGACCGCTGGCTACCGGACGGGCTGGACACGCTTGTGGGTGCGGGTAACGAGGACGTGGGGCCGGAGGTCGCGCAGCAGATTTCGCTGGCGCGGATGGTGCTGCGGCAGCCGCCGGTGCTGATTATGGATGAGGCCACCTCGGAGGCCGGCAGCGAGCACGCCGTGGTGCTCGAGAGCGCGGCGCGGGCGGTGACGAAGGGCCGGACGGCGCTGGTGGTCGCGCACCGTCTGGACCAGGCGCGGGAGGCGGACCGCATCATCGTGATGGAGGCCGGGCAGATTGTCGAGGACGGCGACCACGACAGCCTCATCGCTCGCGGCGGCCGCTACGCGCGCAGCTACGCCCAGTGGGCGAGCGGGCAGGGCTGA
- a CDS encoding ABC transporter transmembrane domain-containing protein yields the protein MSSTASDIEEAPGEYPRYSRLRTWSWYAPEAPRTDETMARGVNWAKPAKATWQLMFAERTAVWAIVVSVAITAPLSALLSVVVGRATEHVFNQPGWAVFVWPAVIITVLLFVQWLAESTLDAFTDLGQARTTHNLRLSLLGWMLDSSTKNVSPGRLLNTMDEDSSYIGQLKQVLNFPLVMVGYLIGAIISLAPLAPKVALVLPIAAVCTALVSWATAAPLTRAATRRREMENVSLSLATDVAQGNRVVKGLGAGAIVQERFGTLADDALEAMLAENRRILVFSLLRQATSTVWVLAIVAWSAWETNAGRMPAGTLMSIIMLVPPALTTLGVSLGFLIDFWARGAASAQRIGELRAELAAAPADAPAAAPTGATGDSAEPPLVPGGLTVWRPVSLEGRAQVRLWTAQLAADGALCPPHKVAVMEGTLVDNLNPLGEIPAADVHAAVTAAACEDIIARLGDFGEGGALPTAPIGEAGLNLSGGQRQRVALARALAVRPEVLVLDEPTTGLDSLTLANVAERVATLRRGQTTVVITTAATWAQVADEVVEL from the coding sequence ATGAGCAGCACCGCAAGTGATATCGAAGAGGCGCCGGGGGAGTACCCGCGGTACTCGCGGCTGCGCACGTGGTCGTGGTACGCGCCGGAAGCGCCGCGCACAGATGAGACGATGGCGCGCGGCGTCAATTGGGCGAAGCCGGCCAAGGCCACGTGGCAGTTGATGTTTGCCGAGCGCACCGCGGTGTGGGCCATTGTTGTCAGCGTGGCGATCACCGCGCCGTTATCCGCGTTGTTGTCCGTGGTGGTCGGCCGCGCCACCGAGCACGTGTTCAACCAGCCTGGCTGGGCGGTGTTCGTGTGGCCCGCGGTCATCATCACCGTGTTGCTGTTCGTACAGTGGCTGGCCGAGTCCACCCTGGACGCGTTCACGGATCTGGGACAGGCCCGTACCACGCACAACCTGCGCCTTTCGTTGCTGGGCTGGATGTTGGACTCGAGCACCAAGAACGTGAGCCCCGGCCGCCTCCTCAACACGATGGATGAGGACAGCAGCTATATCGGCCAGCTCAAGCAGGTGCTCAACTTCCCCCTGGTGATGGTGGGGTACCTTATCGGCGCGATTATCTCGCTGGCGCCGCTCGCTCCGAAGGTGGCGCTGGTGCTGCCCATCGCCGCGGTGTGCACGGCGTTGGTGTCGTGGGCCACGGCCGCGCCGCTGACCCGCGCTGCGACTCGACGCCGCGAGATGGAAAACGTGTCCCTCTCCCTGGCCACCGACGTCGCGCAGGGCAACCGCGTGGTCAAGGGCTTGGGTGCGGGGGCGATCGTGCAGGAGCGCTTCGGCACGCTTGCCGACGACGCACTCGAGGCCATGCTCGCAGAAAACCGCCGCATCCTCGTCTTCTCGCTGCTGCGCCAAGCCACGAGCACGGTGTGGGTGCTTGCCATCGTGGCGTGGTCGGCGTGGGAGACCAACGCCGGGCGGATGCCTGCGGGCACGCTCATGTCGATTATCATGCTGGTGCCGCCCGCGCTGACCACGTTGGGCGTCTCGCTGGGCTTCCTCATTGATTTCTGGGCTCGCGGCGCAGCGTCCGCGCAGCGCATCGGTGAGCTGCGCGCTGAGCTCGCAGCAGCACCGGCGGACGCCCCGGCAGCCGCCCCTACCGGCGCGACCGGCGACAGTGCGGAGCCACCGCTCGTGCCCGGCGGGCTGACAGTGTGGCGGCCGGTCTCCCTCGAAGGCCGCGCGCAGGTGCGGCTATGGACGGCCCAGCTGGCCGCCGACGGTGCGCTGTGCCCGCCGCACAAGGTCGCGGTCATGGAGGGCACGCTCGTGGACAACCTCAATCCGTTGGGGGAGATCCCGGCCGCCGACGTCCACGCCGCAGTGACGGCCGCGGCGTGCGAGGACATCATCGCGCGCCTCGGCGACTTTGGCGAAGGCGGCGCGCTGCCCACCGCGCCCATCGGCGAGGCGGGGCTCAACCTGTCCGGCGGCCAGCGCCAACGCGTGGCACTGGCCCGGGCACTCGCGGTGCGCCCTGAGGTGTTGGTGCTCGACGAACCCACCACCGGGCTCGATTCGTTGACCCTCGCGAACGTCGCCGAGCGCGTGGCCACGCTTCGCCGCGGGCAGACCACCGTGGTCATCACCACGGCGGCCACCTGGGCTCAGGTCGCCGACGAGGTGGTGGAGCTATGA
- a CDS encoding cold-shock protein: protein MSQGIVKWFNSDKGYGFITPDDGSADLFVHFSEITGGGFRNLEENQRVEFETGQGQKGPQAQQVSAV, encoded by the coding sequence ATGTCCCAGGGCATCGTTAAATGGTTCAACAGCGACAAGGGCTACGGCTTCATCACCCCTGATGACGGCTCCGCTGACCTCTTCGTACACTTCTCTGAAATCACCGGTGGCGGCTTCCGCAACCTGGAAGAGAACCAGCGCGTCGAGTTCGAGACTGGCCAGGGCCAGAAGGGCCCGCAGGCCCAGCAGGTTTCCGCTGTCTAA